A window of the Cannabis sativa cultivar Pink pepper isolate KNU-18-1 chromosome X, ASM2916894v1, whole genome shotgun sequence genome harbors these coding sequences:
- the LOC133032121 gene encoding uncharacterized protein LOC133032121: MICNEKTQEWWAITFYGSSTTKGGGAGIVLTDPMGKNHIQAYKLSFDCTNNEAEYEALILGITVALKMEASKVVIRGDSRLVIRQVKGDFLCERAIIGNISNNGPKASKEF; the protein is encoded by the coding sequence ATGATTTGCAATGAGAAAACACAAGAATGGTGGGCAATAACATTTTATGGGTCGTCAACCACTAAAGGAGGAGGTGCAGGAATAGTATTAACTGATCCTATGGGTAAGAATCATATTCAAGCTTATAAGTTATCGTTTGACTGTACTAACAATGAAGCTGAGTATGAGGCACTTATTCTGGGAATCACGGTCGCGCTAAAAATGGAAGCCAGCAAAGTTGTGATTAGAGGAGACTCGAGACTTGTTATCCGGCAAGTCAAAGGGGATTTTCTTTGTGAAAGAGCCATCATTGGCAATATATCGAACAATGGTCCAAAAGCTAGCAAAGAATTTTGA